From Pseudomonas sp. LS1212, the proteins below share one genomic window:
- a CDS encoding lytic transglycosylase domain-containing protein: MLISGCLRRWRAGLPTGFTCKPGQRKADESFAINDAVPLQLPAALLHAVIQAESRYNPKARSDKGAAGLMQLMPGTARELGVSNVLDPASNIQGGARYLKRLMVMFDNDMALALAAYNAGPAAVLRRGRVIPPFSETQRYVPSVLRTYRALQGLAPDAPL; the protein is encoded by the coding sequence ATGCTGATAAGTGGCTGCCTTCGACGTTGGCGAGCGGGGTTACCGACCGGCTTCACCTGCAAGCCAGGCCAGCGTAAGGCTGATGAATCGTTTGCGATAAACGATGCCGTCCCACTCCAGCTGCCGGCGGCCTTGCTGCACGCGGTCATCCAGGCCGAGTCGCGGTACAACCCCAAGGCACGTTCGGACAAGGGCGCAGCAGGCCTGATGCAATTGATGCCCGGCACCGCCCGGGAACTGGGGGTCAGCAACGTGCTCGACCCGGCCTCGAATATCCAAGGCGGGGCGCGTTACCTCAAGCGCCTGATGGTGATGTTCGATAACGATATGGCCCTGGCGCTGGCGGCCTATAACGCCGGGCCTGCGGCGGTATTGCGCCGGGGGCGGGTCATCCCTCCGTTCAGTGAGACCCAGCGCTATGTGCCCAGCGTGCTGCGCACCTACCGCGCCTTGCAAGGCCTTGCTCCGGATGCACCGCTGTGA